From Nonlabens sp. Ci31, the proteins below share one genomic window:
- a CDS encoding T9SS type A sorting domain-containing protein, protein MKKTLLLIGAFAVSLTSSGQVLQQETFDNLTLGNVGTAFDGSTAGQASFLTFASNGAATSTTTTTTNAGNSNFVIASAAGAANQTVDITGPNGNEGGRFLWQAGLDTSWTARTAGNDVIDIEYTFNTGPVTTSRTRVGMTLYDTAFNPIVGYFYSTDTGILTGQARLNNGGSIGNFNINFATGGLSLMANTTYSLGMSYNVVTGEVLWKLDPTAGNISVNSAVYLSGLVPTELNFVVTAAPFSATATPPTTPNALAATRSFFDFKAEAVVTSDLLTTSEELLNDVSVRVYPNPTTDILNITSDTQQFTAVDIVDLNGRLIKSLEVDANNVTTNVQELKPGLYILNISNKEGTVSRKFIKE, encoded by the coding sequence ATGAAAAAAACACTACTCTTAATTGGAGCGTTTGCTGTTAGTCTGACCTCTTCTGGTCAGGTGTTACAACAAGAAACATTTGACAATCTTACCTTGGGTAATGTCGGAACAGCCTTTGACGGTTCAACAGCAGGTCAAGCTAGTTTTCTTACCTTTGCAAGTAATGGCGCCGCAACTTCTACTACCACTACAACTACCAATGCAGGTAATAGCAATTTTGTTATAGCTTCTGCCGCAGGTGCTGCAAATCAAACTGTTGACATAACTGGACCTAACGGTAATGAAGGTGGTAGGTTTTTATGGCAAGCAGGTTTAGATACAAGTTGGACAGCAAGAACTGCTGGTAATGATGTAATTGATATTGAATATACCTTTAATACGGGACCTGTAACTACAAGTAGAACTAGAGTAGGTATGACTCTATATGATACTGCATTTAACCCTATAGTAGGTTATTTTTATTCCACAGACACTGGGATACTAACAGGTCAGGCTAGGTTAAATAACGGTGGTAGTATTGGTAACTTTAATATCAATTTTGCTACAGGAGGATTATCTTTAATGGCAAACACAACCTATTCATTAGGTATGTCTTACAATGTTGTAACTGGTGAAGTGTTATGGAAGTTAGATCCTACTGCTGGTAATATTAGTGTTAATTCTGCAGTTTATTTATCAGGTTTAGTTCCTACTGAATTAAATTTCGTGGTAACCGCAGCTCCATTTAGTGCAACTGCAACTCCACCAACAACTCCTAATGCACTTGCTGCAACTAGATCATTTTTTGATTTTAAAGCAGAGGCAGTAGTTACTAGCGATTTATTAACTACTAGTGAAGAGTTATTAAATGATGTTAGTGTAAGAGTATATCCTAACCCAACGACAGACATCCTTAATATTACTAGTGATACTCAACAATTCACGGCTGTAGACATCGTTGATCTTAATGGAAGGTTGATCAAATCACTTGAGGTAGATGCTAACAACGTAACTACTAATGTTCAGGAGTTGAAACCGGGGCTTTATATTTTGAACATTTCCAATAAGGAAGGAACTGTTTCTAGAAAGTTTATAAAAGAATAA
- a CDS encoding aryl-sulfate sulfotransferase, whose amino-acid sequence MYSKVIFILLSCVILYSCKDNDDTIAVPEDIPQSNITVYNQDQLTDDDVLISPFRGNSSFLMNRLGTVLHRWSSAESTLMGYLREDGSVVRSIVTGVDNGITIGGKTGAIEIIDKDNNQIWKWTLDSSTEALHHDIALLPNGHILASVWVVKDRATCIANGRDPSSLVADRLVIDKVIEIEPVGTDQANIVWEWSLWNHLVQDFDASQLNFGDASNGSLFDINQSTEGENFTHVNGLDYIPSLDQIILNSRVLNEFIIIDHGITTAEAASNTGGRYNKGGEILYRWGNPESYNSGTSLDRQLHDQHDATFVGNNSLSRGTFLVFDNQDDPNFSTVKEISINVTADGVYDAIPSTGNSPASPTWSYSSDEIYSARTSGAQRLSSGNTLITSTSGAIIREVNYENEVLWEFDARIAVDGVLEIDSSGFKSRSYERNYPGVTALGL is encoded by the coding sequence ATGTACTCCAAAGTAATTTTCATACTTCTTAGTTGCGTAATACTCTATTCTTGTAAAGATAATGACGACACTATTGCTGTTCCAGAAGATATCCCACAGAGTAATATTACCGTTTATAATCAGGATCAACTGACAGATGATGATGTTTTAATTTCTCCCTTTAGAGGTAATTCATCCTTTTTAATGAATCGATTAGGGACTGTTTTACACCGTTGGTCCAGTGCTGAGTCTACCTTAATGGGGTATTTAAGGGAAGATGGTTCTGTGGTGCGTTCTATAGTTACTGGTGTCGATAACGGCATCACTATAGGAGGAAAAACTGGAGCCATTGAAATTATTGATAAAGACAATAATCAAATATGGAAATGGACCTTAGACAGCAGTACAGAAGCCTTACATCACGATATCGCTCTCCTGCCTAACGGGCATATTTTAGCTTCTGTATGGGTCGTTAAAGATCGAGCGACATGTATTGCAAATGGTAGAGACCCCAGTTCTCTAGTAGCAGACCGACTGGTCATCGATAAAGTAATAGAAATTGAACCTGTGGGCACTGATCAAGCAAATATTGTTTGGGAATGGTCCTTATGGAATCATTTGGTACAAGATTTTGATGCTTCCCAACTGAATTTTGGAGATGCAAGTAATGGAAGCCTATTTGACATCAATCAATCTACAGAAGGTGAAAATTTCACTCATGTCAATGGTTTGGATTACATCCCATCATTAGATCAAATAATTTTAAACAGTAGAGTACTTAACGAATTTATCATCATAGATCACGGTATAACTACAGCAGAGGCTGCTTCTAATACTGGTGGTAGGTACAATAAAGGTGGGGAAATCCTTTACAGATGGGGGAATCCTGAATCTTACAATTCTGGAACGAGCCTGGACCGACAGCTACATGACCAGCACGATGCTACCTTTGTAGGTAATAACAGTTTATCTAGAGGTACTTTTTTAGTTTTTGACAATCAAGACGATCCTAATTTCTCTACGGTTAAAGAAATCTCTATCAATGTCACAGCAGATGGAGTTTATGATGCGATACCGTCTACAGGCAATAGTCCTGCTTCTCCTACATGGAGTTACTCTAGCGACGAGATCTACTCGGCTAGAACCTCTGGAGCACAGCGACTATCCTCAGGCAATACGTTAATAACCAGCACCTCTGGAGCTATTATACGAGAGGTAAATTATGAGAACGAAGTGCTTTGGGAGTTTGATGCCAGGATAGCGGTTGATGGCGTATTAGAAATAGATTCTTCGGGATTTAAGTCTAGAAGTTACGAGAGAAATTACCCAGGAGTAACCGCCTTGGGACTTTAA